The sequence GGCTGATTTGATGGAACGGTCCTGATTTGTTTCTTCAATCCGGTCCTGGATATTTTGAATTTTTTTAAGATCCTGTTTGTACTGTTCATTTTTAGGGTCCAGGTCCAGACTTTTTTTTGCAAAACTTAATGCAATGGACAGGTTTTTTTTCTGTAATGCCATGGCCCGGGCATAGCCGGACAACGCCTGGGGATCATTGGGATTGAGTTTTACCGCCTGGTTGAACTGGGTTGCGGCGTTTGCCGCATCTTCTTTTTTCAGAAAAATTTGACCTTTAATTCTAAACGCTGTCCCTGATTCGGGTTTGAGGCGGATGGCGTCATCCAGGTGGGGTATGGCCAGGTCAAATTCTTTTTCCTTGAACAAAAGATGGCCCAAAAGCAACTCAATTTCAAAGACATCAGGATTGATTCCATGGGCTTTTTTAAGGTAGGCCAGAGCGGAATCATTTGTATCGTTGATTCGGTGGATCAGGCCGATGTTGTGGATAACCATCACCTCTTCGGGATTTATTTTTCGGGCTTTTTCAAAGAATTCCATGGCCTTGTCCAGGCAGGCGTCCACCCCAAAGGCCACGCCCAGGCTGTTGAGCAGATTGATATCGGCCGGGGCAATGGAAAGCCCTTTTTCGTATTCAGCGATGGCTGCGTCAATATTGTTAAGCTGGAACAGCCTGTCTCCACTGATATTCAGGGACAGACCGTCAAATTCAACAGTATGGCCGGGACCGAAAAATGCGGCATGGTCCAGGGCCTTGAGTGCGCATCCTGCCATTTCTTCAACTGGGAAATCATGAAAGGGGAACTCAATTGTACCCATGAGCAGTTTGGTATTCAGGGCCTGGGAAATTTTTTCATTAAGCAGGCCAAGAAGTTTTTTACCCTGGGCAGTGGTTTGGTAATCCCAAAACACAAAGATGGCAGTAAACGGGTCCAGACATTCCCAGATGCCTCTGTCTTCATCCAGCACCGAATGAAAGCAGGCGTGAAAAATATCATTGGCCCTGTCGATGGATTCTTCCGGCGCGGTTGGATCAATCTGTATGGCCGCCGTGGTAAACGTCTTTTGGGATGCACAGGTATCGGCTATACGTCGGGCAAAAATTTCGAATTCCTTTGACGGCTGTGTAAGCAAGTCCGAATAGTAAGCTTCCGGGGGGCTGAGATCAAGGGCCTCCCCGGTTGTTTTTAAAAACTGGATTTCTTTTGCAATAAATTTGAGCATCATAATTAATTTAAAAGTTCTTTTAAGATGTTGGCAAGGATCTTGTCCTGTCCGGGTTGAAGCGTTCTGGGGTCAATGATAAACCAATCGTCCTCAATGCGTCCCATTACGGCCGGATCAAAGGCCCGCAACTTTTTGTCCAGAGCTGTTACGGACATGGTTTTGGGCCGGATGGTAAGGCACCGGGTGGGCAGGGTTAGTCCGGGATAGGAACCGCCGCCCGGCCTGGACGTCATATCTGCCAAGGCAAGTTCCGCCTGGTTCCCCACAGCTTCTGTGACCAGTGAGAACAGAACGTCTGCATCCCGGGAGATCTGTTCATAGGACAATGTCAACATTCTTAGTGTGGGGATTTTTTCAACAGCCGCCAGGGAGTCCCGGTACAGTTTGAGTGTTGCTTCCAAACCGGCCAGGGTCATCTTGTCAATGCGCAGGGCCCGGGTCAGCGGGTTGGCCTTGATCTGATCCAGGCACTGTTTTGTGCCGACGATAATGCCGGCCTGGGGACCGCCTAAAAGCTTGTCTCCGCTAAAGGTGACCACGTCGGCACCCGAAGCCACCCGTTCAAAAACCGGGGGTTCGGAAGGCAATCCGAATGCGCTGAAATCAATCAGCGTGCCCGAGCCCAAGTCCTCCATCACGGGAATACCATGGGATTTTCCAATGCCCACCAATTCTTTGAGCGAAACCGATGTGGTGAATCCCTCAATTTTATAATTGGAGGTATGGACCTTAAGTAAAAGCCCTGTCTCTTCGGTAATGGCATGTGTGTAATCATGGGGGTGGGTACGGTTGGTGGTTCCCACTTCCTTTAAAATACACCCGCTTTTTATCATCACGTCCGGTACCCTGAAGGAGCCGCCGATCTCCACAAGCTCTCCTCTGGAAACAATGACCTGGCGTCCCTGGGCAAGGGTGTTTAACGCCAGCAGAACGGCGCCTGCATTGTTGTTTACGGCCATGGCAGCTTGCGCCCCGGTCAATTCGCAGATCAGCGCTTCAATTGCCGCGTAGCGGATGCCGCGCTTGCCCGTTGCAAGATCAAGCTCAAGGTTGGAATACGAGGATGAGACCGCCAGGATATTATCTAAGGCATCCTGGCAGAGCAAGGCCCTGCCAAGATTGGTATGCAGGACCACGCCGGTAGCGTTGATCAAGGGGGTAAGCCGGTTTTTCATTTTTGAGGCAGCAAGCAGGGCTGCCTGCTTCAATATAGCTTCATCACTAATTATTGCAGGTTTATCTTCAAGTATTTGCTTGCGGGTATTATTAATGGCACTTCGTACAGATTCAAGTATGAGACTGCGCGGCATCCGTGTGAATTGGTCATCTGTTTCGGCAAGGGCCAGAATATGATCTACACCGGGCAGGGATTTTA comes from uncultured Desulfobacter sp. and encodes:
- a CDS encoding tetratricopeptide repeat protein; protein product: MMLKFIAKEIQFLKTTGEALDLSPPEAYYSDLLTQPSKEFEIFARRIADTCASQKTFTTAAIQIDPTAPEESIDRANDIFHACFHSVLDEDRGIWECLDPFTAIFVFWDYQTTAQGKKLLGLLNEKISQALNTKLLMGTIEFPFHDFPVEEMAGCALKALDHAAFFGPGHTVEFDGLSLNISGDRLFQLNNIDAAIAEYEKGLSIAPADINLLNSLGVAFGVDACLDKAMEFFEKARKINPEEVMVIHNIGLIHRINDTNDSALAYLKKAHGINPDVFEIELLLGHLLFKEKEFDLAIPHLDDAIRLKPESGTAFRIKGQIFLKKEDAANAATQFNQAVKLNPNDPQALSGYARAMALQKKNLSIALSFAKKSLDLDPKNEQYKQDLKKIQNIQDRIEETNQDRSIKSA
- the selA gene encoding L-seryl-tRNA(Sec) selenium transferase gives rise to the protein MEQPIPDKHLKLKSLPGVDHILALAETDDQFTRMPRSLILESVRSAINNTRKQILEDKPAIISDEAILKQAALLAASKMKNRLTPLINATGVVLHTNLGRALLCQDALDNILAVSSSYSNLELDLATGKRGIRYAAIEALICELTGAQAAMAVNNNAGAVLLALNTLAQGRQVIVSRGELVEIGGSFRVPDVMIKSGCILKEVGTTNRTHPHDYTHAITEETGLLLKVHTSNYKIEGFTTSVSLKELVGIGKSHGIPVMEDLGSGTLIDFSAFGLPSEPPVFERVASGADVVTFSGDKLLGGPQAGIIVGTKQCLDQIKANPLTRALRIDKMTLAGLEATLKLYRDSLAAVEKIPTLRMLTLSYEQISRDADVLFSLVTEAVGNQAELALADMTSRPGGGSYPGLTLPTRCLTIRPKTMSVTALDKKLRAFDPAVMGRIEDDWFIIDPRTLQPGQDKILANILKELLN